One genomic segment of Amycolatopsis sp. Hca4 includes these proteins:
- a CDS encoding xanthine dehydrogenase family protein molybdopterin-binding subunit, with product MTPRADAVEKVTGRAAYGTDRVPDGLAHAALVPARIGRGRVSRVDTAAAEAVPGVLLVVTRFAEAELTGPGFIMGGGFSFQSLQPLLDDRVAYRGQPIALVVAETPVAATEAAELVTADYEPEPVAVDLDAEGATTLVQEEAIPLPFLADIKVGDADAAFAASPVRIDHTSEHAAQHAVPMELNGGVVEWRDGTLVVHEGTQNAAAVRHGLARQLGLDPAAIEVRSPFVGGGFGQKNSLQPHLAPLALVAKRLGRPVKLVLTRSQTFHNGSFRPATRHRVRLGADETGRILAAVHEVDQQTSRHDLFPAMHTEVTSRLYGFPAFRGRQRLVQTDVQTPGYMRAPFESSAVFAFESAVDELAHVTGQDPVALRLANDTLTDPVTGRPFSTRFLAECLRRGAAGFGWAARDPRPGSMRADDGSLVGWGVAVGSYPGHIAPAVAHLTATADGRVTVGVDGHEMGQGIRSAIALLVATDLEIDVRDVEVRVGDTRYAAQHLTAGSWGTATALPAVHAGLRELRKHLDAAGTGAVDVAAAVARIGHPVEVEAATVGPGQPAEAVGQARAGHLAISGPVYPEFSTFSWVAHFVEVRVEPTTCRIRVPRVVSVVDCGRVASPVTAASQVRGGVVWGIGGALREESLADPRTGGFLNATLEEYPVMVNADVGRIDVDFVDEPDLRFNPVGVKGLGEVAMVGVAAAVANAVHHATGRRHHRLPIRLDDVL from the coding sequence ATGACACCACGTGCCGACGCCGTCGAGAAGGTCACCGGCCGGGCCGCCTACGGCACCGACCGCGTCCCGGACGGCCTCGCCCACGCGGCCCTCGTCCCGGCGCGGATCGGCCGCGGGCGGGTGTCCCGGGTGGACACCGCGGCGGCGGAGGCCGTGCCCGGCGTCCTGCTCGTCGTGACCCGGTTCGCCGAGGCCGAGCTCACGGGGCCGGGCTTCATCATGGGCGGCGGCTTCTCCTTCCAGAGCCTGCAGCCGCTGCTGGACGACCGCGTCGCCTACCGCGGGCAGCCGATCGCCCTGGTGGTCGCCGAGACGCCGGTCGCGGCCACCGAGGCCGCCGAGCTGGTCACGGCGGACTACGAACCCGAGCCGGTCGCCGTCGACCTCGACGCCGAGGGCGCGACCACCCTGGTGCAGGAAGAGGCGATCCCGCTGCCGTTCCTGGCCGACATCAAGGTCGGGGACGCCGACGCGGCCTTCGCCGCCAGCCCGGTCCGGATCGACCACACCTCCGAGCACGCGGCCCAGCACGCCGTCCCGATGGAGCTCAACGGCGGCGTCGTCGAATGGCGGGACGGCACCCTCGTGGTCCACGAAGGCACGCAGAACGCGGCCGCGGTCCGCCACGGGCTCGCCCGGCAGCTCGGCCTCGACCCGGCCGCGATCGAGGTGCGCTCGCCGTTCGTCGGCGGCGGCTTCGGCCAGAAGAACTCGCTGCAGCCGCACCTGGCCCCGCTCGCACTGGTCGCGAAGCGGCTCGGCCGTCCGGTCAAGCTCGTGCTGACGCGCAGCCAGACCTTCCACAACGGCAGCTTCCGCCCGGCCACCCGCCACCGCGTCCGCCTCGGCGCGGACGAGACCGGCCGGATCCTCGCCGCCGTGCACGAGGTCGACCAGCAGACCTCCCGCCACGACCTGTTCCCGGCCATGCACACCGAAGTCACCTCGCGGCTGTACGGCTTCCCGGCCTTCCGCGGCCGGCAGCGGCTGGTGCAGACCGACGTCCAGACACCGGGCTACATGCGGGCGCCGTTCGAAAGCTCGGCGGTGTTCGCGTTCGAGTCGGCGGTCGACGAACTCGCGCACGTCACCGGCCAGGACCCGGTCGCGCTGCGGCTGGCCAACGACACGCTGACCGACCCGGTGACCGGACGGCCGTTCTCCACCCGGTTCCTCGCCGAATGCCTCCGCCGGGGCGCCGCCGGGTTCGGCTGGGCCGCCCGTGACCCGCGGCCCGGCTCGATGCGCGCCGACGACGGTTCACTCGTCGGCTGGGGCGTCGCCGTGGGCAGCTACCCGGGCCACATCGCGCCCGCCGTCGCCCACCTGACCGCCACCGCCGACGGCCGCGTCACGGTCGGTGTCGACGGCCACGAGATGGGCCAGGGCATCCGCTCGGCGATCGCGCTGCTCGTCGCGACCGACCTCGAGATCGACGTCCGGGACGTCGAAGTCCGCGTCGGCGACACCCGGTACGCCGCGCAGCACCTCACCGCGGGTTCGTGGGGCACCGCGACCGCGCTGCCCGCCGTGCACGCCGGCCTGCGCGAGCTGCGCAAGCACCTCGACGCGGCCGGCACCGGCGCGGTCGACGTCGCCGCGGCCGTCGCGCGGATCGGGCACCCGGTCGAGGTCGAAGCGGCCACGGTCGGGCCCGGGCAACCGGCGGAGGCCGTCGGGCAGGCGCGGGCCGGGCACCTGGCCATCTCCGGGCCGGTCTACCCGGAGTTCAGCACGTTCAGCTGGGTCGCCCACTTCGTGGAGGTCCGCGTCGAGCCCACGACGTGCCGGATCCGGGTGCCGCGGGTGGTCAGCGTCGTCGACTGCGGCCGGGTCGCGAGCCCGGTGACCGCGGCGAGCCAGGTCCGCGGCGGCGTGGTGTGGGGGATCGGCGGGGCGCTGCGCGAGGAAAGCCTCGCCGACCCGCGCACCGGCGGCTTCCTCAACGCCACGCTGGAGGAGTACCCGGTCATGGTCAACGCGGACGTCGGGCGGATCGACGTCGACTTCGTGGACGAGCCCGACCTGCGGTTCAACCCGGTGGGGGTGAAGGGACTCGGCGAGGTGGCGATGGTCGGCGTCGCGGCGGCGGTGGCCAACGCGGTCCACCACGCAACCGGCCGGCGCCACCACCGGCTCCCGATCCGCCTCGACGACGTCCTGTGA
- a CDS encoding xanthine dehydrogenase family protein subunit M: protein MRPFAYFAPGSLSGAVAALRDAVPGTKVLAGGTTLYDLMKLGVETPPAVIDVHRLPELATIDAGERELVFGAGARMADVAEHPAVRDGYPALAESLWRAASQQLRNMATVGGNLLQRTRCSYFRGGSEFACNKREPGSGCAARGGHDRTHALLGTSDACIATYPGDWAIALLAFDAVVDVAGPRGDRTVPLAGLHVEPGDDPAREHTLAADELILRIRVPVTPAGRGSTYLKIRDRESYAFALASAAVALTVEDGVVGDCRIALGGVATRPWRATEAERVLRGAPLTPGNARRAGEIAFAGARPGTHNGFRIELGIRTVADAVRTAGERAAR, encoded by the coding sequence ATGCGCCCCTTCGCCTACTTCGCGCCCGGCAGCCTCAGCGGAGCCGTCGCCGCCCTGCGTGACGCCGTTCCCGGGACCAAGGTGCTCGCCGGTGGCACCACGCTCTACGACCTGATGAAGCTCGGCGTCGAAACCCCGCCCGCCGTCATCGACGTGCACCGGCTGCCCGAACTCGCCACGATCGACGCCGGCGAGCGCGAACTCGTCTTCGGGGCCGGCGCCCGGATGGCCGACGTCGCCGAGCACCCCGCCGTCCGGGACGGCTACCCCGCGCTCGCCGAGTCGCTGTGGCGGGCCGCGTCGCAGCAGTTGCGGAACATGGCGACCGTCGGCGGGAACCTGCTGCAGCGCACCCGGTGCAGCTACTTCCGCGGCGGCTCCGAATTCGCCTGCAACAAGCGCGAACCCGGCAGCGGCTGCGCCGCGCGCGGCGGCCACGACCGCACCCACGCCCTGCTCGGCACCAGCGACGCCTGCATCGCCACCTACCCCGGCGACTGGGCGATCGCCCTCCTGGCCTTCGACGCCGTCGTCGACGTGGCCGGCCCGCGCGGTGACCGCACCGTCCCGCTGGCCGGCCTGCACGTCGAGCCGGGCGACGACCCGGCCCGCGAACACACCCTGGCCGCCGACGAGCTGATCCTCCGCATCCGCGTCCCGGTGACACCCGCCGGCCGCGGCTCGACGTACCTGAAGATCCGCGACCGCGAGTCCTACGCCTTCGCCCTCGCCTCGGCCGCCGTCGCCCTGACCGTCGAGGACGGCGTGGTCGGCGACTGCCGGATCGCGCTCGGCGGCGTCGCCACGCGGCCCTGGCGGGCCACGGAGGCCGAGCGCGTGCTCCGCGGCGCCCCGCTCACGCCCGGGAACGCCCGCCGCGCCGGGGAAATCGCCTTCGCCGGGGCGCGTCCCGGCACCCACAACGGATTCCGGATCGAACTCGGCATCCGCACGGTCGCCGACGCCGTGCGCACGGCCGGGGAAAGGGCTGCCCGATGA
- a CDS encoding (2Fe-2S)-binding protein codes for MSTPETPVALTVNGEAVRLAVDPRESLLDVLRERLGLTGTKKGCDHGHCGACTVHLDGRRVVSCLTPVVQAADQDVTTIEGVAGPDGGLHPLQQAFVDHDALQCGYCTPGQIMSGLACIAEGHAGDDDQTREYLSGNLCRCGAYAGIVAAVRQAAGEA; via the coding sequence GTGTCCACTCCAGAAACCCCCGTTGCCCTCACCGTCAACGGCGAAGCCGTGCGGCTGGCCGTCGATCCCCGGGAGTCGCTGCTCGACGTGCTGCGGGAACGGCTCGGGCTGACCGGCACCAAGAAGGGCTGCGACCATGGCCACTGCGGTGCCTGCACGGTGCACCTCGACGGCCGCCGGGTCGTGTCCTGCCTGACGCCTGTCGTGCAGGCCGCGGACCAGGACGTCACCACCATCGAAGGCGTTGCCGGCCCGGACGGTGGCCTGCACCCGCTGCAGCAGGCCTTCGTCGACCACGACGCCCTCCAGTGCGGGTACTGCACGCCCGGGCAGATCATGTCCGGGCTCGCCTGCATCGCCGAAGGCCACGCCGGTGACGACGACCAGACCCGTGAGTACCTCAGCGGCAACCTCTGCCGGTGCGGGGCCTACGCCGGGATCGTGGCCGCCGTCCGGCAAGCCGCCGGGGAGGCCTGA
- a CDS encoding helix-turn-helix domain-containing protein — protein MTEAIDPGARVRFSGRWPSLSVRLLDNAAVAEVDLPPVDEQVLVLVSAGTKMIESRHGARWRRADYGPGSIGLTAPGHPARIRWRGEGRTRTTHIHLPAALIDRTALDLWGRDASRLGRPDALRVEDPVLASVATALGAAAVAGADELYAESAAAFLAVHLLTHHTAAPPPRAPGRDELRTRSAVRFIRDNHHLPLTLADMAAAADLSPFHFLRVFKAATGQTPYRFLTRVRVERACRHLERGELSVTEIAQACGFATPSRFAAAFRAQIGQSPSAYRAAVRG, from the coding sequence GTGACGGAGGCGATCGACCCAGGCGCCCGCGTGCGGTTCAGCGGCCGCTGGCCGTCGCTGAGCGTGCGGCTGCTCGACAACGCCGCGGTGGCCGAGGTGGACCTGCCGCCTGTCGACGAGCAGGTGCTGGTCCTGGTCAGCGCGGGGACCAAGATGATCGAGTCGCGCCACGGCGCCCGCTGGCGGCGCGCGGACTACGGACCCGGTTCGATCGGCCTGACCGCGCCCGGCCACCCGGCCCGCATCCGCTGGCGCGGCGAGGGTCGCACGCGGACCACCCACATCCACCTGCCTGCCGCCCTGATCGACCGCACGGCCCTCGACCTCTGGGGCCGCGACGCGAGCCGCCTCGGCCGCCCGGACGCCCTCCGCGTCGAGGACCCGGTGCTGGCGTCGGTGGCGACGGCGCTGGGCGCGGCGGCCGTGGCCGGCGCGGACGAGCTGTACGCGGAGTCGGCGGCCGCGTTCCTGGCCGTCCACCTGCTGACCCACCACACGGCGGCGCCCCCGCCGCGCGCACCCGGCCGCGACGAGCTGCGCACCCGCAGCGCGGTCCGGTTCATCCGCGACAACCACCACCTCCCGCTGACCCTGGCCGACATGGCGGCCGCGGCGGACCTGAGCCCGTTCCACTTCCTCCGCGTGTTCAAGGCGGCGACCGGGCAGACGCCGTACCGCTTCCTGACCCGCGTCCGCGTCGAACGGGCGTGCCGTCACCTGGAGCGCGGCGAGCTGTCGGTGACGGAGATCGCGCAGGCGTGCGGCTTCGCGACACCGTCGCGGTTCGCGGCGGCCTTCCGCGCGCAGATCGGGCAGTCGCCCTCGGCGTACCGGGCCGCGGTGCGCGGCTAG
- the ribA gene encoding GTP cyclohydrolase II, producing the protein MIPVATVRTRVRVPLRFADGYSATAEVVTFDGLADGAEHVALVFGDPVRPLVRLHSECLTGDVFGSARCDCGPQLREAVERIDGAGGVLLYLRQEGRGIGLYAKLDAYALQDAGLDTYQANTALGLPEDARDYTAAAQMLAALGIAEVDLLTNNPDKVRQLRDRGVTVAGTVPTGVHATPDNLRYLDAKVRHTHHTLVLPELAG; encoded by the coding sequence ATGATCCCCGTCGCCACCGTCCGCACCCGCGTGCGGGTCCCGCTGCGCTTCGCCGACGGCTACTCGGCGACGGCCGAAGTCGTCACCTTCGACGGGCTGGCCGACGGCGCCGAGCACGTCGCCCTGGTGTTCGGCGACCCGGTCCGGCCGCTGGTGCGCCTGCACTCGGAGTGCCTGACCGGGGACGTGTTCGGTTCCGCCCGCTGCGACTGCGGACCGCAGCTGCGCGAGGCCGTCGAACGCATCGACGGCGCCGGCGGCGTCCTGCTCTACCTGCGCCAGGAGGGCCGGGGGATCGGGCTGTACGCCAAGCTCGACGCCTACGCCCTGCAGGACGCGGGCCTCGACACCTACCAAGCGAACACCGCGCTGGGCCTGCCCGAAGACGCCCGCGACTACACCGCCGCGGCGCAGATGCTCGCCGCGCTGGGCATCGCCGAGGTGGACCTGCTGACCAACAACCCGGACAAGGTCCGGCAGCTGCGCGACCGCGGTGTCACGGTCGCCGGGACGGTGCCCACCGGCGTCCACGCGACCCCGGACAACCTGCGGTACCTCGACGCGAAGGTCCGCCACACCCACCACACCTTGGTCCTGCCCGAACTGGCCGGCTGA
- a CDS encoding MarR family winged helix-turn-helix transcriptional regulator: MGRARWLNAEEKRAWNAFLGTYELLNRRLDQQLKQDSGISHLQYVILARLSGAPDHELRMTELACAVSNTKSGLTYQIGQLERAGLVRRRACENDPRAVYAVLTDEGLAQLEQAAPGHVALVRELLIDVLTPDQLRSLADGLGEANRRMLATGDTAEGCP; encoded by the coding sequence ATGGGTCGTGCGCGGTGGCTGAACGCCGAGGAGAAGCGCGCCTGGAACGCGTTTCTCGGCACCTACGAGCTGCTCAACCGGCGGCTGGACCAGCAGCTGAAGCAGGACTCCGGGATCTCGCACCTCCAGTACGTGATCCTCGCCCGGCTCAGCGGGGCCCCGGACCACGAGCTGCGGATGACCGAGCTCGCCTGCGCGGTCTCGAACACCAAGAGCGGGCTGACCTACCAGATCGGCCAACTGGAGCGAGCCGGCCTGGTGCGCCGCCGGGCCTGCGAGAACGATCCCCGCGCCGTCTACGCCGTGCTCACCGACGAAGGACTGGCCCAGCTGGAGCAGGCCGCCCCCGGGCACGTCGCCCTGGTCCGCGAGCTGCTGATCGACGTCCTCACCCCGGACCAGCTGCGCTCGCTGGCCGACGGCCTCGGCGAGGCGAACCGCCGCATGCTCGCGACGGGCGACACCGCCGAGGGCTGCCCGTGA
- a CDS encoding RNA polymerase sigma factor produces MTPEDTDADDDASVIARSRHEPSLFAVIFDRHSRHIHRYLTRRLGPTTADDVLADTFLIAFDKRAKFDPARSDARPWLYGIATNLVSRQRRTEVRELKLRQAVGPPPAEEGHADRVADQVSAQALGVRLDRALAALRPRERDVLLLTAAEGLGYQEVAEALGIPVGTVKSRLSRARGRVRAELGAFDLVKETSGHG; encoded by the coding sequence ATGACCCCGGAAGACACCGATGCCGACGACGACGCGAGCGTGATCGCGCGGTCGCGGCACGAGCCGAGCCTGTTCGCGGTCATCTTCGACCGCCACTCGCGGCACATCCACCGCTACCTGACCCGGCGCCTCGGCCCGACGACCGCCGACGACGTCCTCGCGGACACGTTCCTGATCGCCTTCGACAAGCGCGCGAAGTTCGACCCGGCGCGGTCCGACGCCCGGCCGTGGCTCTACGGCATCGCCACGAACCTCGTTTCGCGGCAGCGGCGGACGGAAGTGCGCGAGCTGAAGCTCCGGCAGGCCGTCGGGCCGCCGCCCGCCGAGGAAGGACACGCCGACCGGGTCGCCGACCAGGTCAGCGCGCAGGCACTGGGGGTGCGGCTCGACCGCGCCCTGGCCGCCCTGCGGCCCCGCGAACGGGACGTCCTGCTGCTCACCGCCGCGGAGGGCCTGGGCTACCAGGAAGTCGCCGAAGCGCTCGGCATTCCCGTCGGCACCGTCAAATCCCGCCTCAGCCGGGCCCGCGGCCGCGTCCGCGCCGAGCTCGGCGCCTTCGACCTCGTGAAGGAGACCTCGGGTCATGGATGA
- a CDS encoding CU044_5270 family protein codes for MDELDLIRDRAETVGFAPAEHLAPARERLLAAARGERRHRSRRWVWLGGASVGLAAAITAVVTLAPADQVGVGPAVAHADPVKVLTAAADTALKDPGKPPRPDQFLYVKTEYTIPPNREVWLSVDGTRDSLIGSAKEGGCRNGKAPMYGTNDPRAEGTLQDCTPKTIYRTDLPTTADAMLAYLYGKEADRAGRAGYIGKAVYTLAYEQVLQPASYAALFEAAAKVPGLTALDHVTDGAGRPGVGIEFPVSSGSSPKAQPIVLVFDATTYQFLGTTDSAVTVKTYVDAVGQRP; via the coding sequence ATGGATGAACTGGACCTGATCCGCGACCGCGCGGAAACCGTCGGCTTCGCCCCGGCGGAACACCTCGCCCCGGCCCGCGAGCGGCTGCTGGCCGCCGCGCGCGGCGAACGGCGGCACCGGTCACGCCGCTGGGTCTGGCTCGGCGGCGCCTCGGTCGGCCTGGCCGCCGCGATCACCGCCGTCGTCACGCTGGCCCCGGCCGACCAGGTCGGTGTCGGGCCCGCCGTGGCGCACGCCGACCCGGTCAAGGTGCTCACCGCGGCGGCGGACACCGCCCTGAAGGACCCGGGGAAGCCGCCGCGCCCCGACCAGTTCCTCTACGTGAAGACCGAATACACCATTCCACCCAACCGCGAAGTCTGGCTCTCGGTCGACGGCACCCGTGACAGCCTGATCGGCAGCGCCAAGGAAGGGGGCTGCCGCAACGGCAAGGCGCCGATGTACGGCACGAACGACCCGCGCGCGGAGGGGACGCTCCAGGACTGCACCCCCAAGACGATCTACCGGACGGACCTGCCGACGACGGCCGACGCGATGCTGGCCTACCTCTACGGGAAGGAGGCCGATCGCGCCGGCCGGGCCGGCTACATCGGCAAGGCCGTCTACACCCTCGCCTACGAGCAGGTCCTCCAGCCGGCGTCCTACGCGGCCCTGTTCGAGGCCGCGGCGAAAGTGCCGGGCCTGACGGCCCTGGACCACGTCACCGACGGCGCCGGCCGCCCCGGCGTCGGGATCGAGTTCCCGGTGTCCTCCGGTTCGAGCCCGAAGGCGCAGCCGATCGTGCTGGTCTTCGACGCCACCACCTACCAGTTCCTGGGCACGACCGACAGCGCGGTGACCGTGAAGACCTACGTCGACGCCGTGGGGCAGCGCCCCTGA
- a CDS encoding trypsin-like serine protease — protein MRTSSDRRRQFRARAVAVAVLAGAGLAFAHALAGVPFSGPVLAAAAGGNSLPDPAATGPAAAPTATATRTAVSPVLPFNAKLTSDDIPVPGGGVRSGACSGSLVAPQWIVTAGHCFHDLKDTRIGGRPPYTMTVTVGRLKDSDPGGYTSEVVDVRQSPVNDLAVAKLGRPVEDVTPVALATTRPPVGRQLQFAGWGSLSATVLGPSDHLKRGRFTVSGVGQVTLEAQPVGKRTVENGPCPEDSGGPFFVSDDDRTATLVAIVNTGPPCPQPGPETIARVDVVADWIREQTG, from the coding sequence GTGAGGACCTCTTCGGATCGACGACGGCAGTTCCGGGCACGAGCGGTGGCGGTCGCGGTGCTGGCCGGTGCCGGCCTGGCGTTCGCCCACGCGCTGGCCGGGGTGCCGTTCAGCGGCCCGGTCCTGGCCGCCGCGGCCGGCGGGAACAGCCTGCCCGACCCGGCGGCCACCGGCCCGGCCGCGGCACCGACGGCCACGGCCACCCGGACGGCGGTGAGCCCGGTCCTGCCGTTCAACGCGAAGCTGACCTCCGACGACATCCCCGTCCCCGGCGGCGGGGTGCGCAGCGGCGCCTGCAGCGGGTCGCTGGTCGCGCCGCAGTGGATCGTCACCGCCGGGCACTGCTTCCACGACCTGAAGGACACCCGGATCGGCGGGCGGCCGCCGTACACGATGACCGTCACCGTCGGGCGGCTGAAGGACAGCGACCCCGGCGGGTACACCTCCGAGGTCGTCGACGTCCGGCAGTCACCGGTCAACGACCTGGCGGTGGCGAAGCTCGGCCGCCCGGTCGAGGACGTCACGCCGGTGGCGCTGGCGACGACCCGGCCGCCGGTCGGCCGGCAGCTCCAGTTCGCCGGCTGGGGTTCGCTCTCGGCGACCGTGCTCGGCCCGTCCGACCACCTCAAGCGCGGCCGCTTCACGGTGTCCGGCGTCGGCCAGGTGACCCTGGAGGCGCAGCCGGTGGGCAAGCGCACGGTGGAGAACGGCCCGTGCCCGGAGGACTCCGGCGGTCCGTTCTTCGTCTCCGACGACGACCGCACCGCGACACTGGTGGCCATCGTCAACACCGGGCCGCCGTGCCCGCAGCCCGGGCCGGAGACGATCGCCAGGGTGGACGTCGTGGCGGACTGGATCCGCGAGCAGACCGGCTGA
- a CDS encoding TetR/AcrR family transcriptional regulator, with protein sequence MSESPRERYRAQVREEIKRHAWEQIAAAGVPALSLNAIAKQVGMSGPALYRYFASRDELITALIRDAYRSLADTVRAARDAGADLAGLAATIGGWARSDPQRYFLIYGTPVPGYHAPGDTTAISSEVMAALIEACAEEAGEEPPTPFDTHLETHREWAGGHPAPPAVLHRALSFWTRLHGVLSLELAGHFAGMKFDPDLLITEELAALRPR encoded by the coding sequence ATGAGCGAGAGCCCCCGAGAGCGCTATCGAGCCCAGGTGCGCGAAGAGATCAAGCGCCACGCGTGGGAGCAGATCGCCGCGGCCGGGGTGCCCGCCCTGTCGCTCAACGCGATCGCCAAGCAGGTCGGCATGAGCGGCCCGGCGCTGTACCGGTACTTCGCGAGCCGCGACGAGCTGATCACCGCGCTCATCCGCGACGCCTACCGCAGCCTCGCCGACACCGTCCGCGCGGCGCGCGACGCCGGGGCGGACCTGGCCGGCCTGGCGGCCACCATCGGCGGCTGGGCGCGCAGCGACCCCCAGCGGTACTTCCTCATCTACGGCACGCCCGTGCCCGGCTACCACGCGCCCGGCGACACCACCGCGATCTCGTCCGAGGTGATGGCGGCGCTCATCGAAGCCTGCGCCGAAGAGGCGGGCGAGGAGCCGCCGACGCCGTTCGACACCCACCTGGAGACCCACCGCGAATGGGCGGGTGGGCACCCCGCGCCGCCCGCGGTCCTGCACCGTGCGCTGTCCTTCTGGACCCGCCTGCACGGTGTGCTCTCCCTCGAGCTGGCCGGCCACTTCGCCGGCATGAAGTTCGACCCGGATCTGCTGATCACCGAGGAACTGGCCGCCCTGCGGCCGCGGTGA
- a CDS encoding SRPBCC family protein, whose protein sequence is MIGTRLRAALLTLSVTAGLAGTAVPAGATPAPSLSCRGTGIDPAAQLHHRTQTLVEAPATAVWRLHTDVAGWPAWQQAVTGARRLDPGPLRPGSRFRWTTPAPPTPTTPATTLVITSTVGQVQPGRCVRWTGPAIGAGLRIDRGVHVWTFTPVRGGVLVRTEESWTGAQIEADPATALRYLAAGLDAWLADLKTTAEAR, encoded by the coding sequence ATGATCGGCACCCGGCTCCGCGCCGCCCTGCTCACGCTCTCGGTCACCGCGGGACTCGCCGGCACCGCCGTCCCGGCCGGCGCCACCCCGGCCCCGTCACTGAGCTGCCGCGGCACCGGCATCGATCCGGCCGCCCAGCTGCACCACCGCACGCAGACGCTGGTCGAGGCGCCGGCCACCGCGGTCTGGCGGCTGCACACCGACGTGGCCGGCTGGCCCGCCTGGCAGCAGGCCGTCACCGGTGCGCGACGGCTCGACCCCGGCCCGCTGCGCCCGGGTTCGCGGTTCCGCTGGACCACGCCGGCCCCGCCCACTCCCACCACCCCGGCGACCACATTGGTCATCACCTCGACCGTCGGGCAGGTGCAGCCGGGCCGCTGCGTCCGCTGGACCGGCCCGGCGATCGGCGCCGGGCTGCGCATCGACCGCGGCGTGCACGTCTGGACCTTCACGCCGGTGCGCGGCGGCGTGCTCGTCCGCACCGAGGAGAGCTGGACGGGTGCGCAGATCGAGGCCGACCCGGCCACCGCCCTCCGCTACCTGGCCGCCGGGCTCGACGCCTGGCTCGCCGACCTCAAGACCACCGCCGAAGCCCGCTGA
- a CDS encoding ZIP family metal transporter, translated as MPQWVEAGFWGLVGGIALVLGAAVAWWVRVPRRVVAGIMAFGAGVLISALAFDLVDEAQRAGGLGPTAGGFLGGAAVYVLSNVLLARRGARHRKRSGDQQPSEQDTAGSGAAIAVGALLDGVPESVVLGVSLLGGGGVGVTVLAAVFISNVPEGLSSAAGMKTAGRSARYVFGVWIGIALASGAAALVGNLLLRTASPATVAAITAVAAGAILAMIADTMIPEAFERTELYTGLLATVGFLTAFVIEHAG; from the coding sequence GTGCCGCAGTGGGTGGAGGCGGGGTTCTGGGGGCTCGTCGGCGGGATCGCGCTCGTGCTCGGCGCCGCGGTGGCCTGGTGGGTGCGGGTGCCGCGGCGGGTGGTGGCCGGGATCATGGCCTTCGGGGCCGGGGTGCTCATCTCCGCGCTCGCCTTCGACCTCGTCGACGAGGCGCAGCGGGCCGGCGGGCTCGGGCCGACCGCCGGTGGCTTCCTCGGCGGCGCCGCCGTCTACGTCCTGAGCAACGTCCTGCTGGCCCGCCGGGGTGCCCGGCACCGCAAGCGCTCCGGCGACCAGCAACCGTCCGAACAGGACACCGCGGGCAGCGGGGCCGCGATCGCCGTCGGTGCCCTGCTCGACGGGGTCCCGGAGTCCGTCGTGCTCGGCGTGTCCCTGCTCGGCGGCGGGGGCGTCGGCGTCACCGTGCTGGCCGCCGTGTTCATCTCGAACGTCCCCGAAGGCCTCTCCAGCGCCGCCGGCATGAAGACGGCCGGCCGCAGCGCGCGGTACGTCTTCGGCGTCTGGATCGGCATCGCGCTGGCCAGCGGGGCCGCGGCCCTCGTCGGCAACCTGCTGCTGCGGACCGCGTCCCCCGCGACCGTCGCCGCCATCACGGCGGTGGCCGCGGGGGCGATCCTCGCGATGATCGCCGACACGATGATCCCCGAGGCGTTCGAACGCACCGAGCTCTACACCGGGCTGCTCGCCACCGTCGGCTTCCTGACCGCCTTCGTCATCGAGCACGCCGGCTGA